In one Lachnospiraceae bacterium GAM79 genomic region, the following are encoded:
- the iorA gene encoding indolepyruvate ferredoxin oxidoreductase subunit alpha: MGEKKIMLGNAAIARGAYEAGVKVSAAYPGTPSTEISENIVKYPEIYAEWSPNEKVATEVAIGASFAGVRSIVSMKHVGVNVASDPLFTAAYTGVKGGMVLVAADDPGMYSSQNEQDSRLVARTAMIPVFEPSDSMEAKEFTKYAFECSEKYDTPIMLRTTTRLAHSQGVVELNDRVEVEDKPYERDIKKMVMMPGNAIPRHVFVEQRLKDMAADGEDMPINRVEMNDTSVGVITSGIPYQYVKEAMPNASVLKLGMVNPLPRKLIEDFAAKVDKLYVIEELEPHIETQVRAWGIDAVGKELLTVQGEYSANMLREKILGEKVEQEEPAKVAPRPPILCPGCPHRSVFSVLNELKIHAAGDIGCYTLGAVAPLSVIDTTVCMGSSISTLHGMEKAKGKDYIKNWVAVIGDSTFMHTGVNSLMNMVYNKGTGTVIILDNSTTGMTGHQDHAATGKTLQGEPTYAINIYKLCKAIGIDSVHEINAFDIDGLKKLIKEEVAKDEISVIITKSPCVLLKTTKVTGVCRAIPEKCKKCGMCLKPGCPAVIKQPDGTIQIDETMCNGCGLCMKRCKFDAIEKEEF; encoded by the coding sequence ATGGGTGAAAAAAAGATAATGCTCGGTAATGCAGCGATCGCCAGAGGCGCATATGAGGCCGGTGTAAAGGTATCAGCAGCATATCCGGGTACTCCAAGTACAGAGATCAGTGAGAATATTGTAAAATATCCTGAGATATATGCAGAATGGTCTCCAAATGAAAAAGTTGCAACAGAGGTTGCGATCGGAGCATCATTTGCCGGTGTCCGTTCAATCGTATCAATGAAGCATGTAGGTGTGAACGTAGCTTCAGATCCATTATTTACAGCAGCATATACCGGTGTAAAGGGTGGTATGGTTTTAGTAGCAGCCGATGATCCGGGTATGTATTCATCACAGAATGAACAGGATTCCAGACTGGTAGCAAGGACAGCGATGATTCCGGTGTTTGAACCATCTGACAGTATGGAAGCAAAGGAGTTCACAAAGTATGCATTTGAATGCAGCGAGAAGTACGATACTCCGATCATGCTCCGTACAACAACCAGACTGGCACATTCACAGGGCGTTGTTGAATTAAATGACAGAGTAGAAGTAGAAGACAAGCCATACGAGAGAGACATTAAGAAGATGGTTATGATGCCGGGTAATGCGATCCCTCGTCATGTATTTGTAGAACAGAGATTAAAGGACATGGCAGCAGACGGTGAGGATATGCCGATCAATCGTGTAGAGATGAATGATACCAGCGTTGGTGTTATCACCAGCGGTATTCCATATCAGTACGTAAAGGAAGCAATGCCAAATGCCTCCGTATTAAAGCTCGGTATGGTAAATCCGCTTCCTAGAAAGTTGATCGAAGACTTTGCGGCAAAGGTTGATAAGCTGTATGTTATTGAGGAGTTAGAGCCTCATATCGAGACACAGGTAAGAGCCTGGGGCATCGATGCAGTAGGTAAGGAGCTTTTGACCGTTCAGGGTGAATACAGTGCAAATATGTTAAGAGAGAAGATCCTCGGCGAGAAGGTTGAGCAGGAAGAACCTGCAAAGGTTGCACCTAGACCACCTATCCTTTGTCCGGGATGCCCGCATAGAAGTGTATTTTCAGTATTAAACGAACTGAAGATCCATGCAGCAGGAGATATCGGATGCTATACACTGGGAGCAGTTGCGCCGCTTAGCGTAATTGATACAACCGTATGTATGGGATCTTCCATTTCTACATTACATGGTATGGAAAAAGCAAAAGGAAAAGATTACATCAAGAACTGGGTTGCGGTTATCGGTGATTCCACATTTATGCATACAGGTGTAAACTCTCTGATGAACATGGTTTACAACAAGGGTACAGGAACCGTTATCATCCTTGATAACTCAACAACCGGTATGACAGGACATCAGGATCATGCAGCGACCGGTAAGACCTTGCAGGGTGAACCTACATATGCAATCAACATTTATAAATTGTGTAAGGCGATCGGTATTGACAGTGTACATGAGATCAATGCATTTGACATTGACGGTTTAAAGAAGCTGATCAAAGAGGAAGTTGCAAAGGATGAGATCTCTGTTATTATCACCAAGTCTCCTTGTGTTCTTTTAAAGACAACCAAGGTAACAGGTGTATGCAGAGCTATCCCGGAGAAATGTAAGAAGTGTGGTATGTGCTTAAAGCCGGGATGTCCGGCAGTTATCAAGCAGCCGGATGGAACGATCCAGATCGATGAGACCATGTGTAATGGTTGCGGACTGTGTATGAAGCGTTGTAAGTTTGATGCGATCGAAAAGGAGGAATTCTAA
- a CDS encoding GTP pyrophosphokinase family protein has product MNMSAKDNNTNTNIYRSYIDALLYPEQNPFIEDMKRFEELMMMYSCAIKEVQTKLDVLNTDFSVRYNRNPIEFIQSRIKKPVSIATKLSSKGCQVSVENIVYNLNDVAGLRVICSFIDDIYAVAEKLISQNDITLIEAKDYISHPKPNGYRSLHLIIEVPVFFADHTRNMRVEVQIRTIAMDFWASLDHQLRYKKDVADPELISGRLKHCADVISQTDLEMQEIKNMIYGDGAQPQIKLCLEKNTEIF; this is encoded by the coding sequence ATGAATATGTCTGCTAAAGATAATAATACAAATACAAATATATACAGAAGCTATATTGACGCTCTTCTATATCCGGAGCAGAATCCTTTTATAGAAGACATGAAACGATTCGAGGAGCTTATGATGATGTACTCCTGTGCGATCAAGGAAGTTCAGACCAAGCTGGATGTATTAAATACAGATTTCAGCGTCCGCTATAACCGAAATCCGATTGAATTTATCCAATCACGCATCAAGAAACCGGTCAGTATCGCAACAAAACTGTCTTCGAAAGGATGTCAGGTATCCGTAGAAAATATCGTATATAATTTGAATGATGTTGCGGGACTCCGTGTTATCTGTTCCTTTATCGATGACATCTACGCCGTTGCAGAGAAGCTCATCAGTCAGAATGACATTACTCTGATTGAGGCAAAAGACTATATCAGCCATCCAAAGCCAAATGGTTACCGTAGTCTTCATCTGATCATAGAAGTTCCTGTCTTCTTTGCCGACCATACGAGAAATATGCGGGTAGAAGTTCAGATCCGTACCATCGCGATGGACTTCTGGGCAAGTCTTGACCACCAGCTCCGTTATAAAAAGGATGTCGCCGATCCCGAACTTATCTCCGGTCGCTTAAAACATTGTGCTGATGTTATCTCTCAAACAGACCTCGAAATGCAGGAGATTAAAAATATGATCTACGGAGATGGTGCTCAGCCACAGATCAAATTGTGTCTTGAAAAAAATACAGAAATTTTTTAA
- a CDS encoding GGDEF domain-containing protein, which translates to MNNDTINVDISKKWRLLLWKVFLSAAIMFMVVEVIICLVKKDLGMTRGAYMGLYVAIPLVIYAGVLSGTVYVLKKNKLTENGADWLVSMMMFVIFIVPAFEHYNAIVLALLPMVSIVITAVFANQNITLVMTLLTFCSLIINDIRLYSLFEWKEISFGAYVTASFGLVLVLSVVTFLLNMHTKELMESIGNFTVRQMNLMTELRKDPLTGLYNRRSFEESLEKEIQRTEETGEKAYIAIFDIDHFKNVNDTYGHSNGDVVIKALCKMLKEKSKDYGLAFRYGGEEFVILFNNIELPKVINVVEDVRTEFRCYYFQFMNNSGITCSCGVAEYSKGESAKAWFNRADNSLYQAKEAGRNRTVVSE; encoded by the coding sequence ATGAATAATGATACAATAAATGTTGATATCAGTAAAAAATGGCGGTTGTTGTTGTGGAAGGTATTTTTGTCGGCTGCGATCATGTTCATGGTTGTGGAAGTAATCATATGTCTGGTAAAAAAAGATTTGGGAATGACGCGAGGAGCGTATATGGGGTTATATGTAGCAATTCCTCTTGTCATATATGCAGGGGTGTTGTCCGGAACCGTATATGTTTTGAAAAAAAACAAGCTGACCGAGAACGGAGCTGACTGGCTGGTATCCATGATGATGTTTGTGATCTTTATTGTTCCGGCATTTGAGCATTATAATGCGATCGTACTAGCGCTGTTGCCTATGGTTTCAATCGTGATCACAGCCGTATTTGCGAATCAGAATATTACACTGGTGATGACGCTTCTGACATTCTGCAGTCTGATCATTAATGATATCCGTCTGTATAGCCTGTTTGAGTGGAAGGAGATTAGCTTTGGGGCGTATGTAACAGCTTCATTTGGGTTGGTTTTAGTTTTGAGCGTGGTAACCTTCTTGTTGAATATGCATACGAAAGAGCTGATGGAATCCATCGGTAACTTCACAGTTCGTCAGATGAATCTTATGACAGAGCTTCGTAAAGATCCGTTGACAGGATTATATAACAGACGTTCCTTTGAGGAGAGCCTGGAGAAAGAAATCCAGCGTACAGAAGAAACCGGAGAGAAAGCATATATTGCGATTTTTGATATCGATCATTTCAAGAATGTAAATGATACATACGGACATAGCAATGGTGATGTGGTTATCAAGGCACTTTGTAAGATGCTAAAGGAGAAATCCAAAGACTATGGTCTTGCATTCCGTTACGGTGGAGAGGAATTTGTTATACTGTTCAATAATATTGAATTGCCGAAGGTTATCAATGTAGTAGAGGATGTAAGAACAGAATTCCGATGCTACTACTTCCAGTTCATGAATAACAGTGGAATCACCTGTAGCTGTGGTGTTGCGGAATATTCCAAAGGAGAGAGTGCAAAGGCATGGTTCAATCGGGCAGATAATTCGCTGTATCAGGCGAAGGAAGCCGGACGTAACCGAACCGTTGTGAGCGAATAA
- a CDS encoding RNA polymerase sigma factor, which translates to MTDREFGKYMSAIAQGDRESLRAVYDEYLKLIFAVVYDTIRQREEAEDVTSEFFIKLYRIADSYKKGTGHKRWLVTIAKNMAIDRIRKIDREMLVDEMPERDEGKTMESQVVENLTLKQAVATLKPEEQEILDLKVVGGFTFKEIAEMKGRPIGTITWIYNQAIQKLRRCRL; encoded by the coding sequence ATGACAGACAGAGAATTTGGAAAATATATGTCTGCGATCGCACAGGGAGACCGGGAGAGCCTTCGGGCAGTGTATGACGAATATCTGAAGCTGATCTTTGCGGTGGTCTATGATACGATCCGGCAGAGAGAGGAAGCGGAGGATGTTACATCGGAGTTCTTCATCAAGCTTTATCGGATCGCAGACAGTTATAAGAAGGGAACCGGTCATAAGAGATGGCTTGTGACGATCGCAAAGAATATGGCGATCGACCGGATACGAAAGATCGATCGTGAAATGCTGGTGGATGAAATGCCGGAGCGAGACGAAGGAAAGACGATGGAGAGTCAGGTAGTGGAGAATCTGACATTGAAGCAGGCAGTTGCCACGCTAAAGCCGGAGGAGCAGGAGATTCTGGATCTGAAGGTAGTCGGAGGATTTACATTTAAAGAGATCGCGGAAATGAAAGGGCGACCGATCGGAACGATCACATGGATCTATAATCAGGCAATACAAAAATTAAGGAGGTGCAGGCTGTGA
- a CDS encoding EAL domain-containing protein has translation MERRKIGVIIAQAEENSQSLFMKGLMEEAYVYGYDICVFSMYLRFQDTLYRQIGDSNIYNLIQWDAFDAIIVLPDTIQATDIATRLEDKIHEVFSGVVLFVDKDSRYFPTVKINHYKPYKKLIDHLIEVHHYSDIMFLDGWKNHVHSIQREQAYRDSLTEHGIPVDPNNIYYGNYWYDSGKEVVKLILDSREKLPEAIACANDCMAIGVAAELFSNHIHVPEQVAVIGYDSTEEGKNLKCKLTSADIPARECGRYCAKYIHASFEKEPIPEFESESVIFQGTSCGCERKMQPEKYFDEKENFWNTDHAKMGYSSYYNKFMEDLLSERDHRSFFNTIFQHVYQVRPFHSLSICMNDYWNSSEVMISEDAMRSNGYTDKIYRIIKCGPSEHTDNRISFDDIFEMKEMIPELSEQRECPETFFFTPLYFDNRSFGYAVIGFTDTEAQFTEVYINWLKSIMQSMEAFYRQNGLRELLRQMEATQIRDAMTGLYNYKGFLQKGNELCENATFDGKSIAVIAIDINKLKDINASYGRKAGDAAILKLAQLISESQDDDAICARISNDEFVVAFPVEASDETCGEAFIKRLSDKIKQYNELRKEAYEIEICTGIRCDMISGSEALDHLINETINVKNNKKAIEQGKEERAGVLTDKQKADDHLMEFILDNNRFVYHFQPIINARTGDVYAYEALMRADTERKISPLDMLESADRLNRLYDIEKATFFNVVDYIEEHSRDFEGKKVFINSIPGCQLTGKDKKKLTEIMEQHAGELVVEFTEETEMGDVQLKELKNSFAKMNIETAIDDYGSGYSNVNNLLRYMPRFVKIDRMLMTDIHKDIQKQHFVKDIIEFAHDNDILTLAEGIELTQELREVIKLGVDLIQGYYTSRPQPYVVRSIDERVMNEIVQYNQSLNARMYKKEYETDYNDTVSMVQLAANKYTSIKVKKARGINKKIIIKGSVGFQPNILMSVEDGFRGTIILENVSLAGERGIPCIDIGKKCNVNLQITGENELRTGGIRVPDSSVLTVVGDGNLTINLNSGKYFGIGNSLDEYHGELNFYQDGGIIINANGMKGIGIGSGLGGVINIKRGHYEFDMKGQEGACIGSVNGDSELFIEYCDMDIYSGISNGTIIGSVNGDADIKLENISAKLQGAGNIITGIGTIAGNSCMVRLENVNISSNIRAKECYGIGCRAGRTDIYIGYAAVKSVVQGKAAVAFGNSVMSAKLYCSNADIGTNAVTEFNSDIGALEKNIQLENGRAEFILNGQEIKRQILAARL, from the coding sequence ATGGAGCGCAGAAAAATTGGAGTTATTATCGCGCAGGCGGAAGAGAACTCACAGAGCCTGTTTATGAAAGGATTAATGGAGGAGGCATATGTCTATGGATACGATATATGTGTATTTTCCATGTACTTAAGATTTCAGGATACTCTGTATAGACAGATTGGGGATTCGAATATTTATAATCTGATTCAATGGGATGCATTTGATGCGATCATTGTTCTTCCGGATACCATTCAGGCAACCGATATAGCAACCCGGTTAGAAGACAAAATTCACGAGGTATTCTCAGGAGTTGTTCTTTTCGTAGATAAGGACAGTCGTTATTTTCCGACTGTAAAGATAAATCATTATAAACCATATAAGAAATTGATCGATCATTTGATCGAGGTTCATCATTATTCCGATATTATGTTTTTAGACGGGTGGAAGAATCATGTTCATTCCATACAGAGAGAACAGGCATATAGAGACAGTCTGACGGAGCATGGAATTCCGGTTGATCCGAATAATATTTATTATGGCAATTACTGGTATGATTCCGGCAAAGAGGTTGTGAAGCTGATTCTGGATTCCAGAGAGAAACTTCCGGAGGCGATCGCATGTGCAAATGACTGTATGGCGATCGGGGTAGCGGCAGAATTATTCAGTAATCATATTCATGTACCGGAGCAGGTAGCAGTGATTGGTTACGATTCTACCGAAGAAGGGAAAAACCTGAAATGCAAGTTAACATCCGCTGATATTCCGGCCAGAGAATGCGGCAGATATTGTGCGAAATATATCCATGCATCCTTTGAGAAAGAACCGATACCGGAATTTGAATCAGAATCCGTGATCTTTCAGGGGACAAGCTGCGGATGCGAAAGGAAAATGCAGCCAGAAAAATATTTTGATGAAAAAGAGAATTTCTGGAATACGGATCATGCGAAGATGGGATACTCTTCTTATTATAACAAGTTTATGGAGGATTTGTTATCTGAACGGGATCACAGAAGTTTTTTCAATACGATATTTCAGCATGTATATCAGGTGCGGCCATTCCATTCGCTTAGTATATGCATGAATGATTACTGGAATTCATCGGAGGTTATGATCAGTGAGGACGCAATGCGTTCTAACGGCTATACGGACAAGATATATCGTATCATAAAATGTGGACCGAGTGAACACACAGACAATCGTATCAGCTTTGATGACATATTTGAAATGAAAGAGATGATACCGGAACTATCTGAGCAAAGAGAGTGTCCGGAGACATTTTTCTTTACACCATTGTATTTTGATAACCGAAGCTTTGGTTATGCAGTTATTGGTTTTACAGATACAGAAGCACAGTTTACAGAAGTTTACATAAACTGGTTAAAGAGTATTATGCAGAGTATGGAAGCGTTTTATCGTCAGAATGGTCTGCGGGAGTTGTTGCGCCAGATGGAAGCAACACAGATTCGTGATGCAATGACCGGCTTGTATAATTATAAGGGCTTCTTACAGAAGGGAAATGAGCTTTGTGAAAATGCGACATTTGATGGTAAATCAATAGCGGTGATCGCGATTGATATTAATAAATTAAAGGATATCAATGCAAGCTATGGAAGAAAAGCAGGGGATGCCGCTATTTTAAAATTGGCGCAGCTGATATCGGAAAGTCAGGATGATGATGCTATATGTGCCCGTATCAGTAATGATGAATTCGTTGTTGCATTCCCGGTTGAAGCATCTGATGAAACATGCGGAGAGGCGTTTATCAAACGTCTGTCGGATAAGATAAAGCAGTATAATGAATTGCGCAAAGAGGCATATGAGATTGAAATCTGCACGGGTATCCGTTGTGATATGATCTCCGGTTCGGAAGCCCTGGATCATCTGATCAATGAAACTATCAATGTGAAGAACAATAAGAAGGCCATAGAGCAAGGAAAAGAGGAAAGGGCAGGTGTTCTGACGGATAAACAGAAAGCGGATGACCATTTGATGGAATTTATTCTGGATAATAACCGGTTTGTTTATCATTTCCAGCCAATTATCAATGCCAGAACAGGAGATGTTTATGCATATGAGGCTCTAATGCGTGCGGACACAGAGCGTAAGATTTCGCCGCTTGATATGCTGGAAAGTGCAGATCGTCTGAACCGTTTATATGATATAGAAAAAGCGACATTTTTTAATGTGGTTGATTACATAGAGGAACACTCTCGGGATTTTGAGGGTAAGAAAGTATTTATTAACAGTATTCCGGGGTGTCAGCTGACAGGTAAGGATAAGAAGAAATTAACTGAGATTATGGAACAGCATGCAGGAGAGCTTGTTGTTGAATTTACAGAAGAAACAGAGATGGGGGATGTTCAGTTAAAGGAGCTGAAGAACTCCTTTGCAAAGATGAACATTGAGACTGCCATTGATGATTATGGTTCCGGTTATTCCAATGTAAATAATTTACTTCGATACATGCCTCGGTTTGTAAAAATCGATCGTATGCTTATGACAGATATACACAAAGATATCCAGAAACAGCATTTTGTAAAGGATATTATAGAATTTGCGCATGATAATGATATTCTGACCCTGGCAGAGGGAATTGAATTGACGCAGGAGCTGCGGGAGGTTATTAAGTTGGGCGTTGATCTGATTCAGGGTTATTATACATCAAGGCCGCAGCCGTATGTTGTGCGTTCGATCGATGAACGTGTGATGAATGAAATTGTTCAATATAATCAGAGTCTGAATGCCAGAATGTATAAGAAAGAATATGAGACGGATTATAATGATACGGTTTCCATGGTTCAGCTTGCCGCTAATAAATATACAAGCATTAAGGTTAAGAAAGCACGGGGAATCAATAAAAAGATCATAATCAAAGGTTCTGTCGGTTTCCAGCCGAATATACTGATGTCTGTAGAAGATGGATTCCGTGGCACCATCATACTTGAGAATGTCAGTCTTGCGGGAGAACGCGGAATTCCGTGTATTGATATCGGTAAGAAGTGTAATGTAAATCTTCAGATTACCGGAGAAAACGAACTACGTACAGGAGGTATCAGAGTTCCGGATAGTTCAGTGCTTACGGTTGTAGGAGACGGTAATCTGACGATCAATCTGAATTCGGGAAAATACTTTGGCATTGGTAATTCATTGGATGAGTATCATGGCGAACTCAACTTCTATCAGGATGGTGGAATCATCATTAATGCAAATGGTATGAAGGGCATTGGTATTGGTTCCGGACTTGGCGGTGTTATCAACATCAAACGCGGACATTATGAGTTTGATATGAAAGGTCAGGAAGGAGCCTGTATCGGATCTGTAAATGGTGATTCCGAATTGTTTATAGAATACTGCGATATGGATATTTATTCAGGTATATCAAACGGTACGATCATTGGATCTGTAAATGGTGATGCAGATATTAAGCTTGAGAATATATCGGCAAAGCTTCAGGGGGCAGGTAATATTATAACCGGTATCGGAACGATTGCCGGTAACAGTTGTATGGTTCGTCTGGAAAATGTAAATATCTCGTCGAATATCCGTGCAAAGGAATGTTATGGCATCGGATGCCGTGCAGGAAGAACGGATATCTATATCGGGTATGCGGCAGTTAAAAGCGTGGTACAGGGCAAGGCGGCGGTTGCCTTTGGTAATTCGGTCATGTCTGCCAAGCTGTACTGTTCCAATGCTGATATTGGAACGAATGCCGTTACAGAGTTCAATTCAGATATCGGAGCACTTGAAAAGAATATACAACTGGAGAACGGTCGTGCAGAGTTTATCCTGAATGGACAGGAGATCAAACGTCAGATTCTCGCAGCAAGATTATAA
- a CDS encoding indolepyruvate oxidoreductase subunit beta: MAVKNIMIVGVGGQGTLLTSRILGGITTAAGYDVKLSEVHGMSQRGGSVVTYVRYGEKVAEPIVEEGHADVLIAFEKLEAMRYAHFLKKDGVIIANDQRIDPITVVTGQAEYPEHILETLSEKHKVISIDAMAEAKKLGNPKVFNTIIIGVAAKHMDFDHDKWVEVIKATVPPKTVEMNLKAFEVGYAL; the protein is encoded by the coding sequence ATGGCTGTAAAGAATATTATGATAGTTGGTGTCGGTGGACAGGGAACTCTTCTTACAAGCCGTATCCTCGGTGGTATCACGACAGCAGCAGGTTATGATGTAAAGCTCTCCGAGGTTCATGGTATGAGTCAGAGAGGCGGTAGTGTTGTTACATATGTAAGATATGGTGAGAAGGTTGCGGAACCGATCGTAGAAGAAGGTCATGCAGATGTTCTGATCGCATTTGAGAAGCTTGAAGCTATGCGTTATGCTCATTTCCTGAAGAAGGACGGCGTGATTATTGCAAATGATCAGAGAATCGATCCGATCACGGTTGTAACCGGTCAGGCAGAATATCCGGAACACATCTTAGAGACATTGTCAGAGAAGCATAAGGTGATCTCCATCGATGCGATGGCAGAGGCAAAGAAGCTTGGCAATCCAAAAGTATTTAATACGATCATTATCGGTGTTGCTGCAAAACATATGGATTTTGACCATGACAAATGGGTAGAGGTTATCAAAGCAACGGTTCCTCCAAAGACAGTTGAGATGAACCTGAAGGCATTTGAAGTCGGATATGCATTATAA
- a CDS encoding VWA domain-containing protein — translation MRKIRRMVSVVMISCMMAGCLAGCGSWKETGGTHGERQGTESRSGTERESIAERYRQKAIKEEFEENIAETGQSQQNMAVPEGIEEEACDSVVSAADTCNSVMDSASNSEYVKIGYGESGYDTREYDYQEEHRFVSAKDFPLSTFAADCDTASYSNIRSYIEEGMLPPAGAVRVEEMINYFDYDYVSGPEAGKKFAVYTEYADCPWNKDTKLMMVGLNTAAIDMSEKKASNLVFLIDTSGSMYEENKLPLAQKAFKMLAENLDENDRISIVTYAGSDTVVLNGVAGSEAYTICEALDSLEASGSTNGSAGLITAYEIAEQQFIKDGNNRVILATDGDLNVGLTSESDLVGLITEEKDSGIFLSVLGFGSDNLKDNKLEALADHGNGNYSYLDSVYEAKKVLVDEMGGTLYTVAKDVKMQIEFNPEQVKGYRQIGYENRTLSAEDFADDTVDGGEIGAGHVVTALYEVVPVDSEFDVPGAETKYTSKKQSTDYSGELATVNIRYKEPDGDKSTLETAVIKAESGQKGMSHDLSFASAVAVYGMLLTDSAYKGIATYKMVEELAEAGITVQTDERNMAQASNDQLYRSQFLELVRKTEKIPQREPAAQMWQCD, via the coding sequence ATGAGAAAAATCAGACGGATGGTAAGTGTGGTTATGATCTCCTGCATGATGGCGGGCTGTCTTGCAGGCTGCGGAAGCTGGAAAGAAACAGGAGGCACGCATGGAGAACGACAGGGAACGGAAAGCCGGTCAGGTACGGAGCGGGAGAGCATCGCAGAAAGATACAGACAGAAAGCCATAAAAGAGGAATTTGAAGAAAATATAGCGGAAACCGGACAGTCACAGCAAAATATGGCTGTGCCGGAAGGTATAGAAGAAGAGGCTTGTGATAGTGTGGTTTCGGCTGCCGATACATGTAATTCGGTAATGGACAGTGCATCAAATTCTGAATATGTAAAAATCGGATATGGAGAATCCGGTTATGATACCAGAGAGTATGACTATCAGGAAGAACACCGTTTTGTGTCTGCTAAAGATTTCCCGCTTTCAACATTTGCGGCAGACTGTGATACAGCTTCCTACAGCAATATCAGAAGTTATATCGAAGAAGGAATGCTGCCGCCTGCAGGAGCAGTCCGGGTCGAAGAAATGATCAATTATTTTGATTATGACTATGTATCAGGCCCGGAGGCTGGGAAGAAGTTTGCAGTATATACGGAATATGCGGATTGTCCATGGAATAAAGATACAAAGCTGATGATGGTAGGACTGAATACGGCCGCGATCGATATGAGTGAGAAGAAAGCATCCAATCTGGTATTCCTGATCGATACATCCGGTTCTATGTATGAGGAAAATAAACTGCCGCTGGCACAGAAAGCATTTAAAATGCTGGCAGAGAATCTGGATGAGAACGACAGGATCAGTATTGTTACATATGCGGGTTCGGATACGGTTGTTCTAAATGGCGTGGCAGGTTCGGAGGCCTATACGATATGCGAGGCACTGGATTCGCTGGAAGCATCCGGCAGCACAAATGGAAGTGCGGGACTGATCACGGCATATGAGATCGCAGAGCAGCAGTTTATAAAAGACGGAAATAATCGGGTGATCCTTGCGACGGATGGGGATCTGAATGTCGGGCTGACAAGCGAGAGTGATCTGGTAGGATTGATCACTGAGGAGAAGGACAGCGGTATATTCTTGAGCGTTCTGGGATTTGGCTCTGATAATCTGAAGGATAACAAATTAGAAGCATTGGCAGATCACGGAAACGGTAATTACTCGTATCTGGATTCTGTCTATGAAGCAAAGAAGGTTCTGGTTGACGAAATGGGTGGAACCTTATATACGGTTGCAAAGGATGTCAAAATGCAGATTGAATTCAATCCGGAGCAGGTGAAAGGTTATCGGCAGATCGGATATGAGAACCGTACGCTTTCCGCAGAAGATTTTGCAGATGATACGGTGGATGGCGGCGAGATCGGAGCCGGTCATGTGGTGACTGCACTCTATGAGGTGGTTCCGGTCGATTCGGAATTTGACGTGCCGGGGGCAGAGACAAAATATACATCGAAAAAGCAGAGTACAGATTATTCCGGCGAACTGGCAACCGTGAATATCCGTTACAAAGAACCGGATGGAGATAAGAGCACACTGGAAACAGCCGTTATAAAGGCAGAAAGCGGTCAAAAGGGAATGTCTCATGACCTGAGCTTTGCATCGGCGGTTGCGGTATATGGAATGCTGCTTACGGACAGCGCATATAAAGGAATAGCGACGTATAAGATGGTGGAAGAACTTGCGGAAGCAGGAATCACGGTTCAGACGGATGAAAGAAACATGGCTCAGGCAAGCAACGACCAGTTATACCGGAGCCAGTTCCTTGAACTGGTGCGGAAGACGGAGAAAATACCTCAACGTGAACCGGCAGCACAGATGTGGCAGTGCGATTAA